The DNA segment GAGGATGCATCCGGCCGCAAAGCCGCGCAAAAAAGGATATACCCTCCTCGACATGGCGTCACACCGAAGTTATGTGCACGTGCCTGTGCCCGGAACCCGATTGGAAGCCGCATGAACCGGCAACGCCCCGTACGCCGCAGGATGTCCGGATTTGCCCACCTGTTCCTGTTTGCAGCCCTGGCGGCCCCGCTCTTTGGAATCACCGCATGCAGCGCGGCACCGGAGCAGGCGGCCGCGGTGTCCACACCCCTGGAATTGAGCGAGGACGGCAGGGAGCGGGTCGGCCGTCTGATGTTCCGCGGCGGTATCGTCCTGCGTGGCGATGACCCCAGGCTTGGCGGCCTGTCCGATATCAGGATCGGTGATGACGGAACGCAGTTCGCGGCCGTATCGGACAGTTCGGCTGCCCTGGTGGGGCGCTTGACCTACGACCAGACGGGTCGGCTTACAGGTGCCAAGGATATCGAGGTCGTTTCCCTGAACGGCGTCGATGGAACGCCGCTTTCCGGCAAGCAGGGCGATGCTGAAGGATTGGTTCGGCTGCCCGACGGCGGCTGGTTGGTCAGCTTCGAGCGGGAGCACAGGGTTCTGCACTATCCATCCGGTCTGGGACAAGGACGGCTGCGGCGTCTGAACCTGCCTGCGGAAGTCGCCGATCTGCCGACCAATGGTGGGTTGGAGGCCATGACCCGGCTGGCCGATGACCGTCTGCTGCTGATCGCGGAGGATGGGGAGAACGGAGTTCACCTTGCCTGGATCGGCCGGGAGGGCGAATGGACCACTCTCGGCTACCGCGCCCATCCTCCGTTTCTCCCGGTGAGCGCCGCGACCCTGCCCAACGGGGACCTGCTGGTACTGGAGCGAAGGGCGAGTTGGATCGGAGGGTGGGGCAACCGGATCGTTCTGGTGCCCGCTGCGAATCTGGAGCGGGCCGCAGATGGTCGCGGCATCCTGGAAGGAACGGAAATCGGGCGGATCGATCCGCCTATGACGGCTGACAATTACGAAGGTGTTGATGTCCGGGTCTCCAGCGACGGCCGGACACTGGTGTATCTGGTATCGGACGACAATTTCATGTTCACCCAGCGCACGATCATCCTGATGTTCGAGCTGTTGGCGGAGTAGCCAGCGCGAGACTTGCCGCCCCGGTAGGGGAGCGTGCTAGCGTCAGCGAAGACAAGACACCAGATGAGGCCCATGATGGATGGCCAGCTTCCGGCCCAGCCGGCTCCCAACGATCTCTCCGCCCATTGGATGCCGTTCACGGCCAATCGGCAGTTCAAGGCGGCTCCCCGCCTGCTGGTCTCCGCCGAGGGGATGTATTATCGCAGCCACGACGGGCGGCAGATCCTGGACGGAACGGCGGGCCTCTGGTGCGTGAACGCGGGCCATGCTCGAAAGCCCATCGTCGAGGCGATTCAGCGCTCGGCGGCGGAGCTGGATTTCGCGCCCGGTTTCCAGATGGGACATCCCGGCGCGTTTACCCTGGCCAGTAAGGTCGCCGCGCTGGCGCCCGGCGACCTGAACCATGTGTTCTTCACCAACTCCGGCTCCGAATCCGTAGATACGGCGCTGAAGATCGCCTTGGCCTACCACCGCGCCAGGGGCGAGGGACACCGGACCAAGCTGATCGGGCGGGAGCGGGGATACCACGGTGTCGGCTTCGGGGGCATGTCCGTCGGCGGCATCGTCAACAACCGGCGGGCCTATGGGCCGCTGCTGCCCGGCGTGGACCATCTGCCGCACACCCATGACCTGAAGCGCAACGCCTTCTCCAAGGGCCAGCCGGAGCATGGGGCCGAACTGGCGGATGAGCTGGAGCGGATCGTAGCCCTGCACGGGGCCGACACCATCGCCGCCGTTATCGTAGAGCCGATGGCCGGCTCGACCGGCGTGCTGATTCCGCCCAAGGGATATCTGGAGCGGCTGCGGGCGATCTGCGACCGGCATGGGCTGCTGCTGATCTTCGATGAGGTCATTACCGGCTTTGGCCGTCTAGGAACGCCGTTCGCAGCCGACTATTTCGGCGTCATGCCCGACATGATGACGACGGCGAAGGGGCTGACCAACGCGGCCGTGCCGATGGGCGCGGTGGTGGTGCGGGACTATATCCACGATGCCTTCATGAGCGGCCCCGAACACCTCATCGAGCTGTTCCATGGCTATACCTATTCCGGTCATCCGCTGGCCTGCGCAGCGGGAAATGCGACGCTCGACCTCTATGCGGCTGAAGGGCTGTTCCATCGGGCTGCGGAGATGGCGCCGGTGCTGGAGCGGGCAGTACACGGTCTGAAGGGCGTCCGCCATGTCATCGATGTACGGAACGTCGGGTTGGTGGCCGGCATTGAGCTGGAATCCCGTCCCGGCGCTCCGGGCACTCGTGCCTATGATACCTTCGTCCGCTGCTACGAGCGCGGCGTGCTGACCCGTACCACCGGCGACATCATCGCACTGAGCCCGCCGCTGATCGTGGAAGAAGCGCAGATCACGCAGATCGTGGAGACGATTGCGGACGTACTCGCAGGGATCGACTGACGGGTCCTCAATCCCCGGCCGCAATCGCGGCCGGGGCGCCCTTGCGTGCGGGCAGCACGGTCATGGCAAGCCCGATCAGGATCACGACGCCCGCGGCCAGCTTGATCGGCGTCAATGCCTCTCCCAGGAGCAGGGCTGCAAAGCTCATCCCGAAAACGGGAACGAGAAGGGAGAAGGGCGCCACCACCGTGGCGCTGTAGAGCTTCAGCAGATAGCTCCAGATTCCAAAGGCCAGCAACGTGGCCACCCACCCGTTGTAGAGAACGGCGAACCACCCGGTTGCGCTCAAGCCTGCCAGCGACTGGAACCCGGCCGGACCCTCGAACACCCAGGAGGCCAGGGCGAGGGGGATCGGCGGTACCAGGCTCATCCAGACCATGAGATGGAAGGCGTTTGTCGCCCTAGCCGCCTTCATCAGCATGTTGGCGACGGCCCATGACATGCCGGCGGCAAGGCACAGGGCCAGCCCAACGCGAGAACCGCCGCCGGGCAACTCGCTGGCAATCGCCGCAATGCCGGCGAAGGCCAGGATAATGCCAGCGATCTGCCGCGGACGCGGCCGGTCGCCCAGCAGCAATGCTGCCAGGATCACCGTGAAAAAGGCCTGCGACTGTATGACCAGACTCGCCAGTCCCGCCGGCATGCCGACCGACATGGCCAGGAACAGCAGCCCGAATTGGAACGTGCCCAGGAAAAGACCGATACCCAGGATATAGCGCCACGCTGCCGGCCGATTGAACCCGACCGCAGGCAGCAGGATCGCGCAGCTCGCGAAGCGCAGCCCGGTGAAGAGCAGGGGCGGCAGCTCCCGCAGGCCCCAACTGATGACCACGAAGACAAAGCCGCAGATCAGGGCACAGGCAAGGGCGAGCGGGATATGGATCGGGCGCATGATCCCGCAAGCCTGCACGAAACAGTGCAGGGGCGGAACCATCCGCCCCTGCATGGCTGGGTGTCCGGCACTGCTACTCCAGCGCGGCGTCGAGTGTGATGTCCACAGCCTTCAGGGCGCGGGAGACGGGGCAGTTCGCCTTAGCCTTCTCCGCCACTTCCTGAAACTTGTCTGCCCCGATGCCGGGGATGCTGGCGCGGGTGACGAGGTCGATGCGGGTGATGGCGAAGCCGCCGCCCTGCTTGTCGATATGAACCTTGGCGGTGGTGCGTACCCGCTCCGGCGTGAAGCCCTCCTGACCCAGCATCAGGGAAAAGGCCATTGAGAAGCAGCCCGCATGGGCGCCGGCAATCAGCTCCTCCGGGTTCGTGCCCGTGCCGGATTCGAAGCGGGAGGAGAAATTGTACTGGGTATCGAGGGCTCCGCTTTCGAGCTTCACCCGCCCGTTCCCGGCGGGAACGCCCCCGGTCCATTCGGCATCGGCGCTTCGGATCGGCATATCATCCTCCTTGGTGCTGGTTATGCCGGCGACAACAGATGAAAATCCGGGATGGAGGCGGGTCGGCTGATTTTTCTGTGCGGGCGGGTGCAGGAAAATTCCTGCCGCCACGTACCAGGATGGGGGGCGTGGTTCTTGCGTCCAGAGGAGTTCGACATGAAGGCCGGCAGATTGGCATCCAGGATCATTGGAGCGTGTCTGGTCCTTGCATTGGTTTCACCGCCCGTCCAGGCGTATGCACGGGACAATGACGACAGGGACGGGCGCGGCGGCCGGCACGAGCGAGACCGCGGCCCCGAATGGCGTCGCGACGATGAGCGCCGGAATGACCGGGACTGGCGCGACGACCGCCGTGGGCGGGATGATTGGCGGAGTCGCGACGACCGCCGGGACCGCTCAGACCCTCGATGGTCGCGCAATCGCTCCTACAACCCGCCCGGCTGGCACCGCACCTACAGGAATGTCGTTGTGGTGCGGCCCTATGGTCACCGCTATCACGGCTATGGCCATTACCACGACGACAGCAGCGCCTTCGCATGGCTTGGGCTGACGGCGATCACGCTGACCATCCTGAACGAGCTGAACGAAGCGCAGCAGCGCACGCTTGAGACAGCGCAGATTCATGCCACCACGGCGCCCATCGGCCAACCGGTGGTCTGGTCCGATGGTGCCGCGACTGGGCAGGTGGTCGCCCTACGGGAAGGCCGCACGCTCGATGGCATGTACTGCCGGGAGTTCCAGCAGACCGTGATTATCGGCGGCCGGGCGGAGGAGGCATATGGCACTGCCTGCATGCAGCCGGACGGAAGTTGGATGATCGTGGATCAGTGACGAACCGGCGGAGGGCTGCGACAGGGGGAATCAGCCCGCCAGGAACCAGCCTTCCGTCGCTTCATCGGCTGGAAAGAAAAGCTCCACCCGCAAATCCTGGAGCCCGGCGTCAAGCGGAGTGCCCAGGCTCGCGATGACGGACAGGAGGGAAAGGCGGACACCGTCCTGGACGAAACGGATGGTCAGAGCCGGAATAGCTGCCTCATCCACTGCGCCTGCGGACCCCGCGCCGGCGAGCGCTGGATGCGTCATGAGGCTCCGCAGAGGTTCCGGGTCTTCGGCCAGCGGATCTTCCAGCAGCGCTTCCGCCCGCAGCCGGCGAACCGTCCAGAGGGCGACTTCCCTGAAATTCTCCACCAGCCCCTCCACAGGCGGGGAGAACAGTGCCTGGACCAGGTTGATCGGCGGAGCGGAAGCGGCTTCCGGACCCAGAAGAAAGCCCAGCAGCCGCATGGCTCCCTCATTCGCCTGCACCAGATTGTAGTGCCGGTCCACGACCACGGCGGGAAACGGCTCCTGCCGCTCCAGCATCCGGTCCAGCACGGCCTGGATCGGCCTCATCTCCGGCGCTTCCGGCGGTCGGGTCCCATAGGCGGGAGCGAAGCCGGCGGCCAGCAGCATGGCGTCCTGATGACGGAGCGGTACGGCCAGTGCGCCCGCAAGATTCAGAACCATGCCGCGGCTTGGGCGCGCCCGGCCGGACTCCAGGAAGCTGATATGTCGCTGGCTGGTATCGCAGGTCAGCGCCAGATCGAGCTGGCTGGTTCCGCGGGACAGCCGCCAGCGCCGCAGCAATGTGCCGAAACCATTGGTGGGCCGGATTGCGGGACTGGCGGATCGCATCGTCGTCATGGGAGCAGCATGCTGCGAGCCGGAGCGCGCGTCCATTACCTGGCTGGTAATTGCGGCCGCAACGGCGTGGGCAGAGGGTGGTGGCGTCCCACGACCGATGGAGCATGCAATGACCCTCACCAACGCTCGTATCGAAACCTCTCGTTCCGAGTCCCCCTTCCGGTCCCGTTGGAGTTTCCATGGCTACGCCATCATATCGGCGTTGCTCGGGCTGGATCTGATCCTCTTTGGCGGTTGGATCGCGGATCGGGCGATCTCCTCCCAGGTTCTCGCCACCACCATGGATTTCGGCCTCTATGCCCGCGCCCTCGGCGTTGGGTGCGTCGCCTTTGGCGGATTGATAATCATCTCGGCGGGCCGCGGCACGCAATGGGCGGCGTTCGCGCCCGTCATGGCCGGTACAGCCGGCGCGGTCAGCGTGATGGGAGCGTTGGCCGGGCTGTCGGTGCTGACGGGCTTCGGGATCGGGCTTCTACTGGCGGCCGCCAGCCTCGATTTCCTGTTCATGGTGCTGATGCGCCGGGCGCTGGCCGGCTGATGGTGCGGTAACCCCATGCAACGGTGGAACGGCCGGGGCAGGCCGGGGTAGGGTGGAGACCGATCCCGTTCCGATGTCAGGCCATTGCCCCGTGACCGATCCCGGCTTCATCCACCTGCGCGTCCATTCCGCCTACTCGCTCTCCGAGGGGGCGATCAAGGTCAAGGAGCTGGTCAAGCTCTGCCAGAAGAACGGCATGCCGGCCGTCGCGGTGACCGATACCGGCAACCTGTTCGGCAGCCTGGAATTCTCCATGGCCGCCTCCGACGCCGGCATCCAGCCCATCATCGGGTGCCAGATGTGGGTGACGCCCTTCGGGCCGGTGAAGAAGCTGCGCGGTGCGGCCGCGGGGCCGGGGGCTGACCAGCTCGTCCTGATCGTACAGAGCGAGCAGGGCTACCGGAACCTGATGAAGCTGGTCTCCAAGGCGTTCCTGGAGACGGAGCCCGGCCTGCTGCCGCAGATCTCCGTGGACGACCTGCGGGGTCTGACCGACGGGCTGATCTGCCTGACCGGCGGCATCCATGGCGGCATCGGCCGGCTGCTGCTGGACGGGCAGAAGCCGCATGCGGTGGAGCTGCTGGACCTGCTGAAGGGCCTGTTCCCGGGGCGGCTCTATGTTGAGCTGATGCGCCATATGGAGGGGCAGATCGGGCAGGCGGAGGACCGGATCGAGGCCGACCTGATCGACCTCGCCTATACGCATGACATTCCGCTGGTCGCGACCAACGACGTCTATTTCTCGACGGAGGAGATGTATCCCGCCCATGACGCGCTGCTCTGCATCGCGGAGGGCGCCTATGTCATGCAGGAGGACCGGCGGCGTGTGACTCCGCATCACCGGTTCAAGTCCGCGGCCGAGATGCGCGAGCTGTTCGCCGATCTGCCGGAGGCGGTGGACAACACCGTCGTGATCGCCCGCCGCTGCGCCTACATGCCCAAGAAGGTGAACCCCATCCTTCCGCCGTTCCCCTGCGAGGGCGGTCGGACGGAGGAGGAGGAGCTGCGCGCCCAGGCACATGAAGGACTTACGACACGTCTTGAACGTTACGTCTTCACCAGCGGCATGGCCGAGGATGAGAAGGCGGCGACCGAGGCGGAGTACCGGAAGCGGCTGGAGTTCGAGCTGGACGTCATCGTGAAGATGAAGTTCCCCGGCTACTTCCTGATCGTGTCGGACTTCATCAAATGGGCGAAGAACCACGACATCCCCGTCGGGCCCGGCCGTGGTTCGGGTGCGGGCAGCCTCGTGGCCTGGTCGCTGTTCATTACCGACCTGGATCCAATACGTTACGGTCTGCTGTTCGAGCGCTTCCTGAACCCAGAACGCGTCTCCATGCCGGACTTCGACGTGGATTTCTGCCAGGACCGGCGCGAGGAGGTTATCAGGTACGTCCAGGACAAGTACGGCTACGACAAGGTCGCACAGATCATCACCTTCGGTAAGCTGCAGGCCCGCGCCGTGGTGCGCGACGTCGGCCGCGTGCTCCAGATGCCTTACGGGCAGGTTGATAAGATCTGCAAGATGATCCCGAACAATCCGGCCAACCCGGTCACCCTGGAACAGGCGATCGAGGGTGAGCCGCTGTTGCAGGACATGGAGAAGTCGGACGAGACCGTGGGCCGTCTGCTGGGCATCGCCCGGCGGCTGGAAGGGCTGTACCGCCACGCCTCCACCCACGCGGCCGGCGTCGTGATCGGCGACCGCCCGCTGGACGAGCTGGTGCCCCTCTACCGCGATCCGCGCTCGGACATGCCGGTCACCCAGTTGAACATGAAGTATGTGGAGCTGGCCGGGCTGGTGAAGTTCGACTTCCTGGGCCTGAAGACCCTGACCGTACTGCAAAAGGCGGTCGAGCTGGTGGCGGACCACGGGCCGAAGCTGGACCTGCTGAACCTGCCTATGGAGGATGAGAGGTCCTACGGGCTGCTGGGGCGGGCCGAGAGTTCCGGCGTGTTCCAGTTGGAATCCAGCGGCATGCGCGACGTTCTTCGCCGCATGAAGCCCAACCGGATCGAGGACATCATCGCACTGGTCTCCCTGTACCGGCCGGGCCCGATGGACAACATCCCGAAATACATCAAGGTGAAGTTCGGGGAGGAGAAGCCGGATTACATGCATCCGGCGCTGGAACCGATCCTGAAGGAGACCTTCGGGATCATGGTCTACCAGGAGCAGGTCATGCAGATCGCCCAGGTGCTGGCCGGCTACAGCCTCGGCGGCGCCGACCTGCTGCGCCGCGCCATGGGCAAGAAGATCAAGGAGGAGATGGAGAAGGAGCGGGCCAAGTTCATCAAGGGCGCCAAGGAGATCATGGGCGTCGATGAGGAGCAGTCCGGCCTGATCTTCGACCAGGTGAACAAGTTCGCCGGTTACGGCTTCAACAAGTCCCACGCCGCCGCCTACGCCCTGGTCGCCTACCAGACCGCCTATATGAAGGCGAACTACCCGGTCGAGTTCATGGCGGCGATCATGACGCTCGACCTCGGCAACACGGACAAGCTGAACCAGTTCAGGCAGGAGCTGGTTCGTTTGAAGATCAAGCTCTTGCCGCCCGACATCAACAAGTCGGGCGAGATCTTCACGGTGGAGACGCTGCCCGATGGGGAGCGTTGCGTGCGCTACGCGCTGGCGGCCGTGAAGGGCGTCGGTCTGCCCGCCATGCAGTCGGTCGTGGCGGAGCGGCGGAAGAACGGACCGTTCAAGGACATCTTCGATCTGGCCCGCAGGGTGGATACCCAGGCGCTGAACAAGCGCATGATGGAAAAGCTGGTCTGCGCCGGCGCGTTCGATTCCATGAACCGGAACCGCCAGCAGCTCTTCGCCGGGTTGGAGACCATCATGCGCTATGCGCAGTCGGTGGCGGCGGAGAAGGAAAGCGGCATGGGCAGCCTGTTCGGCGGTGCGCCGGGCGAAGGGCTGAAGGCGCCGGACCTGCCGAAGCTGTCCGACTGGGACAGCCTGGAGCGGCTGCGCCACGAGTTCGAGGCCATCGGCTTCTACCTCTCCGCCCACCCGCTGGACGGATTCGCCGCCGCCCTGAACCGGCTGAAGGTGGCGCGCTATGCCGACCTGCCGAAACTGGTGCGTGAAGGCAAGCCGACGCGCCAGCGCATGGCCGGGATCGTGGTGGCGAAACAGGAGCGCACGGCCAAGAGCGGCAACCGATTCGCCTTCATCTCCCTGTCCGACAGCTCCGGCGTGTACGAGGTGACCCTGTTCTCGGAGGCGTTGGCGCCCGCCCGCGAGCTGCTGGAGCCCGGCAGGGCCGTGGTCCTCTATGTGGACATCCAGCAGAACGGGGAGGAGTTGCGCCTGACCGGCAACGGGATCATGGCGCTGGAGGAGGAAGTCGCGAAGACCGCCGCCGGGCTGAAGGTGGTGCTGCGCGATCCCGAGCCGGTGGGCAACCTGCAATCCACCCTGGCCCGGCTGGCTCCCGGGCGCGGCAAGGTCACCATCACGGTGGAGATGGACCCTTTGCAGGAGGTGGAGATCACTCTGCCCAAAGCGTACCAGATCACCACGGCCGGTCGCGCCGCCATCAAGGCGATTCCGGGCGTGGTGGACGTGGTCGATCTCTGAGGAGCGGCGGCGGAGGCACTCAGATGGCTGGACCGCTCAGGATCTCCACCGCCTCCGCCAGCACCCGGCCGCCGGAGTCGGTCAGGCGGGTCTCACGCCCATAGAGGATGCTGCCGGGTGGGACCTGGAGCGCTTCCGCGAGGTCCCGATCGGCGGCCACCTGGAAAAATCGGAAAGGCCGGCTGCGGAATCGGATGCCGGCAGCCGCCAGTACGGCGCCGAAGGGCTGCCGCCCGGCGATCACCTGCTCCGCCACGGATGGGGGCAGGGCGTCCAGGCGAATGTCGATGAACCCCGCTTCCGACGGTAGCCCGCGGCGGATGCCGGCCAGGACCACTTCCCGTCGCAGTCGGCCGTCACGCAGGTCCGTACGGCGGACGGCGAGCCCCATCGGCTCTCCCCAGAACCGCTCCAGCGCCGCGGTCATGCCGCCGTCCTGGCCCAACACGCCGCGCAGGCCGTCCGGCACCTCCGCCAGCGCGACCGTTCCCATCTCCAGGGGCGGGAGTCCGGCCAGGACGCGGAAGGCGGTCAGAAGACCGGTGGAACTGAAGGGGGCTGTGTCTGTCTGCATCGGACCGGCAAGGGGCAGCGGCGGGCCGGACCATAATGGCGGCGGTTGCCCCTGCCAAGTGCGGCCGATCGCCAACGGGACGCGGGACGCCGCAGCCATGCAGGTGCCGGGCTTGCAATGGTGAAATGGCCGGAGTATGTAACCGCCGTCGTCAATCCCACACGCGGGCTTGCGGTGCGCTGTCGCATTTTTGCAGCGCCCCCATCCGGTGTTCCGAGGAACCTCCCGCAAGGGAAAGCCCAAGGAACAACGCCCGCGGAGGATCAACCGGAAAAGGACAGTTTTCCATGGCTATGCCTACCTTTACCATGCGCCAGCTTCTCGAAGCTGGCGTGCACTTCGGTCACCACACCCGCCGCTGGAACCCGAAGATGGCTCCGTACATCTTCGGCGTGCGCAACGGCGTGCACATCATCGACCTGGAGCAGACCGTTCCGATGCTGTACCGCGCCATGCAGGCGGTGCGGGACGTGACCGCCGGCGGCGGCCGCGTTCTGTTCGTCGGCACCAAGCGGGCCGCGCAGGAGAAGGTGGCCGAGGCCTCCAAGCGCTCCGGCCAGTACTATGTGAACCATCGCTGGCTCGGCGGCATGCTGACCAACTGGAAGACCATCTCCCAGTCGATCCGCCGCCTGAAGGAGATGGACGAGCAGCTGGCCGCCGGCGAGCAGTCGGGCCGCACCAAGAAGGAGCTGCTCAACATGACCCGCGACCGCGATAAGCTGGAGCGGGCCCTGGGCGGTATCCGTGACATGGGCGGCCTGCCGGACCTGCTGTTCATCATCGACACCAACAAGGAGTCGCTGGCCATTCAGGAAGCCAATAAGCTTGGCATCCCGGTCGTGGCCGTGGTTGACAGCAACAGCAACCCGGACGGCGTGACCTTCCCGATCCCGGGCAACGACGACGCCCTGCGCGCCATCGACACCTACTGCGATCTGATCGCCGGCGCCGTCCTGGACGGCCTGCAGGCCGAGATGAGCGCGGCCGGCATCGATATCGGCGCTTCCGAGGAGGCCCCGGCCGAGGACCTGCCGGAAGGTGACGAGGCCGCGACCACGGCCGAGGCGCAGGCTTAATTTCGTGTGTGCACGGCCGGCCCGTTCCCGCCGCGGGAGCAGGCCGGCCGTCATGCTGTTTGGAATCAGGTTCCATCCGGGACCAATCAGGCAAGAGAGGCGAATATGGCGGAGATCACTGCCGCGCTCGTGAAGGAGCTGCGCGAGAAGACCGGCGCCGGCATGATGGACTGCAAGAAGGCGCTGTCCGAGACCGACGGTGACCTGGAAGGCGCGGTTGACTGGCTGCGCAAGAAGGGCCTTGCCGCTGCCGCCAAGAAGGCCGGCCGCGTCGCCGCCGAAGGTCTGGTTGGCGTCGCCACCAACGGCACCGTGGGCGCTGCCGTCGAGGTGAATGCCGAGACCGACTTCGTCGCGCGCAACGAGACCTTCCAGGGCTATGTCTCCAACGTCACCGAGCTGGCGCTCGGCACCGACGGCGACATCGAGGCGCTGAAGACCGTCGCCTATCCGGGCACCGGCCGCACGGTTGCCGAAGAGCTGACCCATATGGTCGCCACCGTCGGCGAGAACATGAACCTGCGTCGCTCGACCAAGCTGAGCGTCAGCCAGGGCGTGGTCGCCAGCTATGTCCACAGCGCCCTGTCTGCCGGCCTCGGCAAGATCGGCGTGCTCGTGGCTCTCGAGTCCGCCGGCGATACGGCGAAGCTCGAGGCGCTCGGCAAGCAGATCGCCATGCACATCGCCGCCGCCCGTCCGGAGGCGCTGGACACCGCCGACGTGTCCACCGAATCCCTGGACCGGGAGCGCAACGTCCTCTCCGAGCAGGCCCGCGCCAGCGGCAAGCCGGAAGAGATCATCGCGAAGATGGTCGAAGGGCGCATCCGGAAGTATTATGAGGAAGTCGTCCTGCTGGAGCAGGTCTTCGTCATCGATGGCGAGACCAAGATCCGGAAGGTCGTCGAGAACGCCGCCAAGGATGTCGGCGCTCCGGTCAAGCTGACGGGCTTCGTCCGCTATGCCCTGGGCGAGGGCATCGAGAAGGAAGCTTCCGACTTCGCGGCCGAAGTGGCCTCGATGGCCCGCTGAGGCCATTGTCTTCCAGGGCCGCCGGTTCCGGCGGCCCTGTCCAGTCCTGGATTGTCCCCAGACGAAAGGATCAAGCCCCGTGACCGCCCAGTACAAACGCGTCCTGCTCAAGATTTCGGGCGAAGCGCTGATGGGGGATCGGGATTACGGGCTTGATCCCGTAATCGTCGACCGGGTAGCGGGCGAGGTCCGCTCCGTGGTCAAGATGGGCGT comes from the Indioceanicola profundi genome and includes:
- the rpsB gene encoding 30S ribosomal protein S2, translating into MAMPTFTMRQLLEAGVHFGHHTRRWNPKMAPYIFGVRNGVHIIDLEQTVPMLYRAMQAVRDVTAGGGRVLFVGTKRAAQEKVAEASKRSGQYYVNHRWLGGMLTNWKTISQSIRRLKEMDEQLAAGEQSGRTKKELLNMTRDRDKLERALGGIRDMGGLPDLLFIIDTNKESLAIQEANKLGIPVVAVVDSNSNPDGVTFPIPGNDDALRAIDTYCDLIAGAVLDGLQAEMSAAGIDIGASEEAPAEDLPEGDEAATTAEAQA
- a CDS encoding aspartate aminotransferase family protein codes for the protein MMDGQLPAQPAPNDLSAHWMPFTANRQFKAAPRLLVSAEGMYYRSHDGRQILDGTAGLWCVNAGHARKPIVEAIQRSAAELDFAPGFQMGHPGAFTLASKVAALAPGDLNHVFFTNSGSESVDTALKIALAYHRARGEGHRTKLIGRERGYHGVGFGGMSVGGIVNNRRAYGPLLPGVDHLPHTHDLKRNAFSKGQPEHGAELADELERIVALHGADTIAAVIVEPMAGSTGVLIPPKGYLERLRAICDRHGLLLIFDEVITGFGRLGTPFAADYFGVMPDMMTTAKGLTNAAVPMGAVVVRDYIHDAFMSGPEHLIELFHGYTYSGHPLACAAGNATLDLYAAEGLFHRAAEMAPVLERAVHGLKGVRHVIDVRNVGLVAGIELESRPGAPGTRAYDTFVRCYERGVLTRTTGDIIALSPPLIVEEAQITQIVETIADVLAGID
- a CDS encoding EamA family transporter; this translates as MRPIHIPLALACALICGFVFVVISWGLRELPPLLFTGLRFASCAILLPAVGFNRPAAWRYILGIGLFLGTFQFGLLFLAMSVGMPAGLASLVIQSQAFFTVILAALLLGDRPRPRQIAGIILAFAGIAAIASELPGGGSRVGLALCLAAGMSWAVANMLMKAARATNAFHLMVWMSLVPPIPLALASWVFEGPAGFQSLAGLSATGWFAVLYNGWVATLLAFGIWSYLLKLYSATVVAPFSLLVPVFGMSFAALLLGEALTPIKLAAGVVILIGLAMTVLPARKGAPAAIAAGD
- the dnaE gene encoding DNA polymerase III subunit alpha, with protein sequence MSGHCPVTDPGFIHLRVHSAYSLSEGAIKVKELVKLCQKNGMPAVAVTDTGNLFGSLEFSMAASDAGIQPIIGCQMWVTPFGPVKKLRGAAAGPGADQLVLIVQSEQGYRNLMKLVSKAFLETEPGLLPQISVDDLRGLTDGLICLTGGIHGGIGRLLLDGQKPHAVELLDLLKGLFPGRLYVELMRHMEGQIGQAEDRIEADLIDLAYTHDIPLVATNDVYFSTEEMYPAHDALLCIAEGAYVMQEDRRRVTPHHRFKSAAEMRELFADLPEAVDNTVVIARRCAYMPKKVNPILPPFPCEGGRTEEEELRAQAHEGLTTRLERYVFTSGMAEDEKAATEAEYRKRLEFELDVIVKMKFPGYFLIVSDFIKWAKNHDIPVGPGRGSGAGSLVAWSLFITDLDPIRYGLLFERFLNPERVSMPDFDVDFCQDRREEVIRYVQDKYGYDKVAQIITFGKLQARAVVRDVGRVLQMPYGQVDKICKMIPNNPANPVTLEQAIEGEPLLQDMEKSDETVGRLLGIARRLEGLYRHASTHAAGVVIGDRPLDELVPLYRDPRSDMPVTQLNMKYVELAGLVKFDFLGLKTLTVLQKAVELVADHGPKLDLLNLPMEDERSYGLLGRAESSGVFQLESSGMRDVLRRMKPNRIEDIIALVSLYRPGPMDNIPKYIKVKFGEEKPDYMHPALEPILKETFGIMVYQEQVMQIAQVLAGYSLGGADLLRRAMGKKIKEEMEKERAKFIKGAKEIMGVDEEQSGLIFDQVNKFAGYGFNKSHAAAYALVAYQTAYMKANYPVEFMAAIMTLDLGNTDKLNQFRQELVRLKIKLLPPDINKSGEIFTVETLPDGERCVRYALAAVKGVGLPAMQSVVAERRKNGPFKDIFDLARRVDTQALNKRMMEKLVCAGAFDSMNRNRQQLFAGLETIMRYAQSVAAEKESGMGSLFGGAPGEGLKAPDLPKLSDWDSLERLRHEFEAIGFYLSAHPLDGFAAALNRLKVARYADLPKLVREGKPTRQRMAGIVVAKQERTAKSGNRFAFISLSDSSGVYEVTLFSEALAPARELLEPGRAVVLYVDIQQNGEELRLTGNGIMALEEEVAKTAAGLKVVLRDPEPVGNLQSTLARLAPGRGKVTITVEMDPLQEVEITLPKAYQITTAGRAAIKAIPGVVDVVDL
- a CDS encoding helix-turn-helix domain-containing protein: MTTMRSASPAIRPTNGFGTLLRRWRLSRGTSQLDLALTCDTSQRHISFLESGRARPSRGMVLNLAGALAVPLRHQDAMLLAAGFAPAYGTRPPEAPEMRPIQAVLDRMLERQEPFPAVVVDRHYNLVQANEGAMRLLGFLLGPEAASAPPINLVQALFSPPVEGLVENFREVALWTVRRLRAEALLEDPLAEDPEPLRSLMTHPALAGAGSAGAVDEAAIPALTIRFVQDGVRLSLLSVIASLGTPLDAGLQDLRVELFFPADEATEGWFLAG
- a CDS encoding OsmC family protein, with translation MPIRSADAEWTGGVPAGNGRVKLESGALDTQYNFSSRFESGTGTNPEELIAGAHAGCFSMAFSLMLGQEGFTPERVRTTAKVHIDKQGGGFAITRIDLVTRASIPGIGADKFQEVAEKAKANCPVSRALKAVDITLDAALE
- a CDS encoding esterase-like activity of phytase family protein, which codes for MNRQRPVRRRMSGFAHLFLFAALAAPLFGITACSAAPEQAAAVSTPLELSEDGRERVGRLMFRGGIVLRGDDPRLGGLSDIRIGDDGTQFAAVSDSSAALVGRLTYDQTGRLTGAKDIEVVSLNGVDGTPLSGKQGDAEGLVRLPDGGWLVSFEREHRVLHYPSGLGQGRLRRLNLPAEVADLPTNGGLEAMTRLADDRLLLIAEDGENGVHLAWIGREGEWTTLGYRAHPPFLPVSAATLPNGDLLVLERRASWIGGWGNRIVLVPAANLERAADGRGILEGTEIGRIDPPMTADNYEGVDVRVSSDGRTLVYLVSDDNFMFTQRTIILMFELLAE